The genomic interval CGTTCCATTAGCTGGTTCAACAGGAGCCAGTTCACTTGTGACAAATGGAGGAAAAATGCGTAATGATGTACACGAATTAACTTTAATGTTAAATCCAGTGCGTACAAAAGATTTTAATTGGACATTAAATGCAAACTTCTCGAAAATTGACTCTTACGTTGAAGCATTAGCAAATGGTGTTGATAATATTTTTTTAGGCGGATTTGTAACTCCGCAACTTAGAGCTAGTGTGGGAGATCGTTTTCCTGTTATTTACGGTACAGGTTATGCTAGAGATGCTCAAAATAATATTATAGTAAATGCTCAAGGACTTCCTGTAGCTGATGGTGAACTAAAAGTATTGGGAGAAGTTGCTCCAAAATTTACTTTAGGAGGTTCTACTCAATTTATATATAAAAGAATTTCAGTGGGAGCTGTTGTTGACTGGAAAAATGGCGGAAATATTTATAGCGGATCAAACAACTTAATGAGTTACTATGGAGTAGATGCAAGAACAGCTGATAGAACTTCTGAATTTGTATTTCCAGGTTTTAAAGAAGACGGAACTCCAAATGATATTGTTAGAGGAGGTGTTTCAGATCCTAATGCACAACAACAATTGCAAGCAGCATTAAATGGTATTGCAGAATCTGCCGTTTTTGACGCAAGTTTTGTAAAATTAAGAGAAGTCACTTTGGGATACCAATTTCCTAAATTGTTAAATAATTCTGTTGATCTTAGAACTTCAGTTTTTGCAAGAAACATTTTATTGTGGTCAAAAATGCCTAATCTTGATCCAGAAGCTACACAAGGAAATAATAATTTCTCGGGTGGATTCGAACAATGGTCAATGCCACAAACAAAGAGCATCGGTTTTGGAATGAACTTTACATTTTAATTAAAATCAAATGAAAAATATAAAAATAGCAATAACAGCTTTAGTAACTTTATTTTTATTTCAGTCTTGTTCTGAAGATAAGATGGATGAGATAAATAAGAATGTGAATAATCCAACAGATATGGCAAGCCGTTTAATAATTACTGATGTAATGGTTAATTCTGCTTTTACTGTTACGGGCTCCGATGCCTCTTTCTATGCAGGAATATATTCTGAATTAAATGCGGGAAATCATAACCAAATGTATAATGCACAAGTTAGACGCTCCGAACCTCAATTATCTTCTACTTATAATAATGGATGGAATAATAGTTATGAACAACTAAAAACATTACGCATTATTATTGATAAATGTACAGCAGGAGAAGAAAAAGGAAACTATCAGACATTAGGAATAGCTCAAATACTATTAGCTTATAATTTAGCTGTTCTGACAGATTTATTCGGCGATGTTCCTTATGAAGAAGCTGGAAAATCGGGAATAATTTTTCAGCCTAAGGTTGATAAACAAGAAGCAATTTATCAAGATATATTTGCTAAATTAAACGAGGGTATAGCTAACCTAAAAAAAGCAACGACTTATTCAAGTTTAGGAAATCAGGACTTGATTTATGGCGGAAATTCGGCAAAATGGATAAAAGCGGCGAATGGCTTATTGGCGAGATACACTATGAGGTTGTCTTTTAGAAAAGCAGATTATCAAGGTGTAATTAATTATGTTAATGCTTCTTTTAATAGTGCTGATGATGAATTGAAATTTGTAAACGCTGGTGTGCCAAATCCTTATGCCAGATTTCAGTTAGACAGAGGCGCGATATGTGTGGCTAAAAGTTTCTATAATACCATGATTGCAAATGGGCCAACCGATGTTCGTACGGATGTATTCTTTTCTAAAATCGCAGGAGTAGTTGTTCCTTTTGACAACTCAAAAGAAGATATAGAGGGACAAGGTATTTATTCTATCTCTGCACTTATGAGTGAGAAAAATCCAATTTATTTATTAAGCTACCATGAATTATTATTCTTGAAAGCAGAAGCAGAAGCTAGGTTAGGTTTGTCTCAAGCACAAATTACCATGAATGCAGCTATAAAAGCATCTTATACAAAAAAACAAGCAGTAACATTTACTGAAGTTCAAGCAGATGCTTACATAGCTTCTATTGGTGCACTAACTGGTGATGCATTATTAAAAAAGATTATGATTGAAAAACATATCTCTTTTTACGAAAATGAAGGTATTGAATCTTATAATGATATTAGACGCTTGCAAGCAATGGGAAATGGAAATCTTATTCCGATGGTAAATCCAAAGCCTAATTTATTTCCTTTAAGATTTGCTTACGGTCAATCAGATGTTGCGTCGAATTCCAATATAAAAGATTTATATGGAGACGGATCTTATGTGTATAAGGAAAATGTTTGGTGGGCAGGAGGTTCTAGGTAATAGAATAGTACTCGTCATTAAAAAAGATAAAAAAAGCCGGAAGTCTAAAAAACTTCCGGCCTTTTTATAACAACTAATTCTAATTACTTAACAAATTTGTCAATGATTTTATCTGTTTCTGCTTTTGCAGTATCTGGTTTCAAATCAAATAATAGAGAGTAAAGCGCTTTTCTATCAACTTTAGCTTCTAAGTTTAAGTCTTTATGTCTGTCAAAAAGAGTTTGCCATTTGTCACGAACATTTTTCCAGATTGCATTGTTCGCTACCCACCATTTTTGTGCTGCGATACATTTAACATCTGGAACTTTAGTGTAAACGTCAAATCCTTTTTCTTGTGCTAACAAAACATCTTTTCCAGCATCGTCACGAACTAATTTGTCGTTGTCTTGCTCATGATTCCATCCTGTAGCTGTGATTTCGTGAATGTTTCTTCTTTTTAAAACATTGTAATCGTTACGTTTTGTTTGCTCTCTTCTTGGAAGCGGTGCATCAGCAACGTTTGCCCAGTAATCTTTTCCGTCAATGTGAACCCAAGTCGAAGATCCTTCATATCTCGGACTATCATCTACTTGATATACTTTTTGAGTCCATTGACCTTTAACCGCTTTTTTGTCTAATTTTTTGTATTTCCAAGAATTCCCTTTGTCAAAAGAATATAAGTCTGTGTTTTCGTATAACCAATCTTGTCTCCAGTGTTTGATAATCATATCATCACTTACAATAAGTAAATGCTGCATTACAATTTTGTTTGGAGTGTCTTCTAATAATTCAACCCATTCTAAAGCAGATTCGTGTTTTGTTTCAGATGGTTTATAAGTAAGAGAATCTTTTGGGTATGAGAATGTTTCAGTGAAATTAAATTTCACTTCATAACAACCACACATTGATTTTATAGACTTAATATCTTGTTGTTTCTTGTCCTGACTAAAACCAAGACTGCATGTTAAAGCCACAGCGGCTGACATTAAAAGGCTTTTTGAAATCATAACTTATTGTTTTGTTTTTAAATTTTTTGCAAATATATAAATTTAATTTAGAACAATTAAAAATAGTTATATATTTGCATCGATTATTAAGACTGAATTAAAATAATGAAAATAAAATTTACCCTTTTTGCTGGACTACTTTTTTGTTCGTATTCTTTTGCTCAGCAAAAAGATAGTATTGTTTCTCAAGAAAAACTTTCTGAGGTTGTTGTGACAGGACAGTTAGAACCGCAGTCAATTAAGAAATCTGTCTTTAATGTTAGAGTAATTTCTAAAGAAGATATTAAGCAGTTGGCAGCAAACAACTTATCAGATGTGCTGAATCAATATTTAAATATAAGTATTAGAACTAGTGGAAGCGACGGGCGTTCTACTGTTTCTATGTTTGGATTAGATTCACAATATTTTAAAATATTAATTGATAATATTCCTTTAGTAAGTGATACAGGAATGGGAACAAATGTCGATTTAACTCAGGTAAATCTAGATGATGTTGAGCGTATCGAAATCATAGAAGGTTCAATGGGAGTTACTCACGGAGCAAATGCAGTGAGCGGTATTTTGAATATTATTACAAAAAAAGGGGGTGGTTACAGATGGCAGATAAGTGCAACTGTTCAAGAAGAAACAGTAGGTAATGAGTATGCACTTTTTGATAAGGGTCGTCATATTCAATCGGCAAAAATTGCACATAATTTTAATGAACATTGGTTTATAAATGTTGGTGGAAATCGTAATGATTTTGCTGGTTTTTACGATAATAAAAAAGGAAAAGATTACGGGCTAAACGATGGACTTCGTGGTTATGAATGGCTTCCTAAAGATCAATTAGTTGGAAATGCCATGTTAGGATATCAGAAGAATAATTTTAGGATTTTTTACAAATTTGATTATTATGGAGAAGATGTGCATTATTACAGTCCAATCTTAATTCCTCAAGATAATTATCCTTTTCCTGAAACCTATTTTGCAAATGATAAACGGTTTTTAACAAATCGTTTTTACCACCATTTAAATTCTAACGGAAAGCTTTTCTCAAAACTGAATTATAATGTTTCGTTGTCTCACCAAAAGCAGGAACGCGATGTTGAAAAATTCAATTATCAAATTGAAACAAAAGAAGAATTTGCTAATGACAGACAAACCTACCAGTCTAAAGAAGTATTTTATTCTACAGGAACATTAAGTAATTTCTTTAATAATCCAAAAGTAGATTTTCAGATGGGTTATGAAATAACAAATGAAAACGGATTTTATGATGCATCGGCTGGTACCTTTAAAAACGATCAGCAGCAATCTGTAGATGTCAGAAAGCGATTAGAAAACTACGATATTTTTTCAGTTGCTGAAATTAGTTTAAGTGATAAATTTTCGATCAGACCAGGACTTCGTTATTCAATTCAATCTAATTTTGATAACCAGTATGCTAGTTCACTAGGCTTGCGATATTTATTTCAAAAAGGTTTAGAGGCTAGAGCTTCATTAGGAAAATCATATCGTACACCAAACTTTGATGAACTATATACCTATTTTGTTGACTCTAATCATAATCTTCAAGGTAATCCTAATTTGGTGCCAGAAAATAGTACTTCGTATGAGGTGAGTTTTAAAAGATCTTGTGCTTTAGGATCAGGAGCTCAGATCGCTAATAATTTAGCTGTAACTTATATGGATGTTGATGATCGAATTGATATGGTTTTGACACAAGTAACTCCAAGTCAAGTTTACGAATATGTCAATATCAACAAGTATAAAATGTGGAATATCTCTACCACAGAGCAGTTTACTTATAAAAATTTGACAGCTAAAGTTGGTGCTGCAGTAGTTGGAATTTCTAGAAAATTAGATTTGGCAGCTTTAAACCTAACTTCTGATGATAAATTTTTGTATTCACTTCAGTTAAACTCTAGTATTTCATACAACATACCAAAATGGAATACACTATTTGCAGTTTATTACAAATTTAATGGAGAACAGCAAAGGTTTGTTGCAGGAACAGGCACAGATGGAAGTGCTCAATTCTTCTTGGAAGAAATAAAGCCATACAGCTGGATGGATGCTTCGGTACGTAAAACTTTCTTTAAGAATCAGTTTGAAGTTACGGTTGGAGCTCGAAATTTATTTGATATAACAAATGTTCAATCTGTCCGAAATGGAGGAGGAGATTCTACAGGTGGAGCACACGCCGCAGGTAGTACAGATCTTTTATTAGGATATGGACGTTCTTACTTTTTAAAATTAACGTATAATCTAAATTTAAATTAATAATAACATGAAAAAGAACTTTATTTTAATACTATCTTTTGTATTACTAGCTCTTGGAGCTTGTAGTAGCGATGATGAGGTGGCTCAAGCAAATGCTGTAGCTTTTGCTGCTACTTCAGTAAATTTATCTGCGGAAACTACGCCGATTGAAATTAAATTTGCATCTCCAACTGCTTCAGCTGGGTCATTAACTTTGACTGTTACTGAAACTGCAGTAGCAAGTGGCACAGATTTTAGCACTACTCCAGCAGTAGCAGCTAACACTGTTGTTGTTCCTTTTGATAAAGGAGTTTCTTCTGTTAGTTTTTCTTTTAAAAAATTAAAAGAAGCTATCGAAGGACAAGTTAAAAATGTGGTTTTCACAATCCAGAGCATTACTATTAATTCTGTAATTTCTGAGAACAAATCAATTCAGGTAAACTTTAATGAAACAGCTTCATTAGGAAGTGCTTTAGCAGCTGAAGTTGGTGGATCATTCGAGCAAAATCAAGTTTATGTTGATTTAAGCAGTGGAAAAATGACTAATGTTCTAAGAACATCTTGGGATCTTGGATTTTATTCAGGTTTAGATTTTAAAGTTGTAATCAACAATTCTGTGAAAATGTCTGTTAAACAAACAACAAGCACAAATATTGATGAAGTTCAAGTAGAAGATGAAGCAATGGTTATTAATCAAGGTAATGGAAGTGTTACACAAATTGATGATCCATCAGGAGATCTTGCTAAAACAGCTATCGCAACAATTTCTGCTACGGAGTCTGATAATAAAGTTTATGTAGTTAATTTAGGAAGTAATCCTGGTACAACTGAACCAGCTGTAGGAGCTGAAGGTTCTGCAAGTGGAACTTCTAGAGGATGGAAAAAAATCAGAATTTTAAGAAGTGGAAATGACTATAAAATCCAATATGCAGATTTAGCAGCTACAACTCACCAAGAAGTAGTAGTTACAAAAAATGCAGCTTACAATTTTACATTCTTTAGCTTGTTAGACAAGAAAACAGTAAGTGTTGAACCACAAAAAGCACAGTGGGATATCAACTTTACAACTTTTACAAACACTACTCAAGGTCCAACAGGATTAGCTCCATATCATTTTGCTGATTTCGTTTTGAGCAATCTTAAAGGTGGTGCAAAAGCGTATCAAGTTTTAAACACTGAATTTACATATGATGCATTTACATTAGCAAATGTAGCAACTGCTAAATTTACAGAAGATCAAAGAAATATTGGATCTAACTGGAGAGGTACTAGTGCTAATGGTCCAGGTGGTATTCCGGTTTCTCAGTTTGTTCTAAGAACAGATCGTTTCTTTATTGTTAAAGATCCAGCAGGAAATGTTTATAAATTGAAATTTACAGGTGGAGCAAATGCAGATGGAAAAAGAGGTTATCCTACTTTCCAATATGCTATCTTGAAATAATTTTAAAATGAAAATCTAAAAAATATAAAGATTGTTCATTCTAATATATAATGCAACGCATTAAAATTTAGTTAATCATTAGCTTTGTTTTTTTTATTTTTTTTTGATTTAGAGGTTAGATTTATCTAACCTCTTTTTTTTGTTCTACTTTCTTACTAAATTGAATTAGAAACAAAATGTTATTCTATCTTTGCACAAATTTTTTCTGCAATAAGTTAACAATTATTTAATTGGTTTAATTTTTGAATGTAGACCTTTATACTTTATAATAATTAAGTGAATACAAAATCTTATTTTTTTCAGTCTTTTGCAATTGTTGCGTTAGCGCTTGTTGCTTTTATTGGGTTCAAACAAATCCTTCCAGATAAAATATTTTCAGACAGTAAATTAGATTCTAAAAATATATTAATAGATAGTCTGCTTTTAGAGTCTGTGGCTAAAGATTCACTTGCTTTAGACGATGATAGTATTGCCGAAAGCGAAAGAGAATTAAACAATCAGAAAATTGTTTTTGATCAGACAGAGGGAATCGAATTTCCGGCTGAAACTTTTGAAAATTATAAAGGTTACCAATATCTGATTTCTTTCTATGAGAAATTGTATCAGCTAGAAAAAAATCCTCAGAATAAAGTTCGAATCGCTTATTACGGAGATTCAATGACCGATGGAGATTTAATCGTTCAAGACGTTCGAACCAATTATCAAGGACGTTTTGGAGGAAATGGAGTTGGTTTTGTCCCGATTACTTCAGAATCTGCCGCTTCTAGGGGTTCTGTAAAATCAACTTATTCTAAAAACTGGAAAACACAATCATACTTAAATGTAAAAAGACCAACTAGTCCGTTTGGTGTAAATGGTCATGTATTTTTTGCAAATGATAAATCGAATCCGACTTGGGTTCAGTATGAAGCAGGTCTTAGCAAATATTCTACTTCTTTAGATAATGCCACTTTATTTTACGGTCGCGCATCTAAAACAGGAAAAGTGAATTTTATTATCGGAAAAGATACCATCAAAAAAAGTCTTTCACCAAATAATTTAGTGAATACATTAAAAGTTTCTTCTGGAAATTTAAAAGCATTTAAGGCCAATTTCGTTCAAGCAGATTCTATTCCGATTTACGG from Flavobacterium sp. YJ01 carries:
- a CDS encoding SusD/RagB family nutrient-binding outer membrane lipoprotein, which codes for MKNIKIAITALVTLFLFQSCSEDKMDEINKNVNNPTDMASRLIITDVMVNSAFTVTGSDASFYAGIYSELNAGNHNQMYNAQVRRSEPQLSSTYNNGWNNSYEQLKTLRIIIDKCTAGEEKGNYQTLGIAQILLAYNLAVLTDLFGDVPYEEAGKSGIIFQPKVDKQEAIYQDIFAKLNEGIANLKKATTYSSLGNQDLIYGGNSAKWIKAANGLLARYTMRLSFRKADYQGVINYVNASFNSADDELKFVNAGVPNPYARFQLDRGAICVAKSFYNTMIANGPTDVRTDVFFSKIAGVVVPFDNSKEDIEGQGIYSISALMSEKNPIYLLSYHELLFLKAEAEARLGLSQAQITMNAAIKASYTKKQAVTFTEVQADAYIASIGALTGDALLKKIMIEKHISFYENEGIESYNDIRRLQAMGNGNLIPMVNPKPNLFPLRFAYGQSDVASNSNIKDLYGDGSYVYKENVWWAGGSR
- a CDS encoding DUF6607 family protein, encoding MISKSLLMSAAVALTCSLGFSQDKKQQDIKSIKSMCGCYEVKFNFTETFSYPKDSLTYKPSETKHESALEWVELLEDTPNKIVMQHLLIVSDDMIIKHWRQDWLYENTDLYSFDKGNSWKYKKLDKKAVKGQWTQKVYQVDDSPRYEGSSTWVHIDGKDYWANVADAPLPRREQTKRNDYNVLKRRNIHEITATGWNHEQDNDKLVRDDAGKDVLLAQEKGFDVYTKVPDVKCIAAQKWWVANNAIWKNVRDKWQTLFDRHKDLNLEAKVDRKALYSLLFDLKPDTAKAETDKIIDKFVK
- a CDS encoding TonB-dependent receptor, giving the protein MKIKFTLFAGLLFCSYSFAQQKDSIVSQEKLSEVVVTGQLEPQSIKKSVFNVRVISKEDIKQLAANNLSDVLNQYLNISIRTSGSDGRSTVSMFGLDSQYFKILIDNIPLVSDTGMGTNVDLTQVNLDDVERIEIIEGSMGVTHGANAVSGILNIITKKGGGYRWQISATVQEETVGNEYALFDKGRHIQSAKIAHNFNEHWFINVGGNRNDFAGFYDNKKGKDYGLNDGLRGYEWLPKDQLVGNAMLGYQKNNFRIFYKFDYYGEDVHYYSPILIPQDNYPFPETYFANDKRFLTNRFYHHLNSNGKLFSKLNYNVSLSHQKQERDVEKFNYQIETKEEFANDRQTYQSKEVFYSTGTLSNFFNNPKVDFQMGYEITNENGFYDASAGTFKNDQQQSVDVRKRLENYDIFSVAEISLSDKFSIRPGLRYSIQSNFDNQYASSLGLRYLFQKGLEARASLGKSYRTPNFDELYTYFVDSNHNLQGNPNLVPENSTSYEVSFKRSCALGSGAQIANNLAVTYMDVDDRIDMVLTQVTPSQVYEYVNINKYKMWNISTTEQFTYKNLTAKVGAAVVGISRKLDLAALNLTSDDKFLYSLQLNSSISYNIPKWNTLFAVYYKFNGEQQRFVAGTGTDGSAQFFLEEIKPYSWMDASVRKTFFKNQFEVTVGARNLFDITNVQSVRNGGGDSTGGAHAAGSTDLLLGYGRSYFLKLTYNLNLN
- a CDS encoding HmuY family protein, with translation MKKNFILILSFVLLALGACSSDDEVAQANAVAFAATSVNLSAETTPIEIKFASPTASAGSLTLTVTETAVASGTDFSTTPAVAANTVVVPFDKGVSSVSFSFKKLKEAIEGQVKNVVFTIQSITINSVISENKSIQVNFNETASLGSALAAEVGGSFEQNQVYVDLSSGKMTNVLRTSWDLGFYSGLDFKVVINNSVKMSVKQTTSTNIDEVQVEDEAMVINQGNGSVTQIDDPSGDLAKTAIATISATESDNKVYVVNLGSNPGTTEPAVGAEGSASGTSRGWKKIRILRSGNDYKIQYADLAATTHQEVVVTKNAAYNFTFFSLLDKKTVSVEPQKAQWDINFTTFTNTTQGPTGLAPYHFADFVLSNLKGGAKAYQVLNTEFTYDAFTLANVATAKFTEDQRNIGSNWRGTSANGPGGIPVSQFVLRTDRFFIVKDPAGNVYKLKFTGGANADGKRGYPTFQYAILK
- a CDS encoding SGNH/GDSL hydrolase family protein — encoded protein: MNTKSYFFQSFAIVALALVAFIGFKQILPDKIFSDSKLDSKNILIDSLLLESVAKDSLALDDDSIAESERELNNQKIVFDQTEGIEFPAETFENYKGYQYLISFYEKLYQLEKNPQNKVRIAYYGDSMTDGDLIVQDVRTNYQGRFGGNGVGFVPITSESAASRGSVKSTYSKNWKTQSYLNVKRPTSPFGVNGHVFFANDKSNPTWVQYEAGLSKYSTSLDNATLFYGRASKTGKVNFIIGKDTIKKSLSPNNLVNTLKVSSGNLKAFKANFVQADSIPIYGFNFDNGAGVHVDNFSQRGNSGLPISMFNADVMRAFNNNLKYDLIILHYGTNVLNYGTKNYSWYEKGMTKTVNKIKESFPGVSILIVSTADKSTKYDMEMKTDSAVVPLMKAQKHYALETQAGFVNLYTLMGGDGSMIKWVDEAPAKANKDYTHFNQRGAKAIGNLLYGQLNKGYEEYKVLRQKRDAEGTKPKPVKRAKSDSVSIIKDSL